GAAACAGGAAGTCGCGGCGGACGCGCAGTCCTGCCCGCAATTTTCGCCCGCGCCCAGATGCGGCAACTGTAAACTCTACGCCCCCGGCAAAGACCCGCTTACCGGAGAATGCAAAGCCTCCGCGAACGGGTTTTTCGCCTATGCCGGCATGAGCGCCCGCGAATGCAAATACCGC
This genomic interval from Elusimicrobiales bacterium contains the following:
- the hpdC gene encoding 4-hydroxyphenylacetate decarboxylase small subunit, which translates into the protein MDTHRNCGYYAPVDVTKGICHKTKQEVAADAQSCPQFSPAPRCGNCKLYAPGKDPLTGECKASANGFFAYAGMSARECKYRRD